One part of the Vibrio hyugaensis genome encodes these proteins:
- a CDS encoding potassium channel family protein, whose product MAIGKKLKNINEENNFFYLTLALIGLLIGGAFVQVVGEGAMEHLLQGFTILTFVVCMASLRFDKNWSRFLYTLLGTWVVVSVIKTVLGIKEMDVVMLALTFAFFFGTFKSIARQILFTGHVNTNKVIGSVALFLLLGLMWAIAYLILLEFSPNAFTGMEAISWGQNFSNAAYFSFVTLTTLGYGDISPLTPLAQVVVYLEAIVGVFYMAIVVSSLVSSNIEHQVNKNG is encoded by the coding sequence ATGGCTATTGGAAAAAAACTTAAAAACATTAATGAAGAGAACAACTTCTTCTACCTGACTTTGGCTCTTATCGGCCTGTTGATCGGTGGTGCATTTGTTCAGGTCGTAGGGGAAGGTGCGATGGAGCATCTTCTGCAAGGCTTCACCATTCTAACTTTCGTCGTTTGTATGGCGAGCCTGCGTTTTGACAAGAATTGGTCGCGCTTCCTATACACCTTATTAGGTACATGGGTTGTGGTCAGCGTGATCAAAACGGTGCTAGGTATAAAGGAAATGGACGTTGTCATGCTCGCCCTAACCTTCGCCTTCTTCTTTGGGACATTTAAGTCGATTGCAAGACAGATTCTCTTCACTGGGCACGTCAACACCAACAAGGTGATTGGCTCTGTTGCACTCTTCTTGCTGCTAGGTTTGATGTGGGCAATTGCCTACCTCATTCTGCTGGAATTCTCTCCAAACGCTTTCACCGGAATGGAAGCTATCTCTTGGGGTCAAAACTTCTCTAACGCAGCGTATTTCAGTTTCGTCACTCTAACCACTCTGGGTTATGGCGACATCAGCCCTCTAACACCCTTGGCGCAAGTCGTGGTGTATCTAGAGGCCATCGTAGGCGTGTTTTATATGGCGATTGTTGTTTCAAGTCTCGTCAGTTCCAACATTGAACATCAGGTAAACAAAAATGGATAA
- a CDS encoding DUF2057 domain-containing protein, whose protein sequence is MKLIKPLTCALALTMSGMAFADVTVSVPDDVSVLAANGEKVKLSGGFFASEKSFTLPDGVNQVVFRYAPYFSQGNDRLSVESDVIVTRFDATDAELTLQLPEYRDLREAENKIKDLDWKLVDGSGNAIAVEQDKLMKPGMQIGRDYVREVEDYNKAGGAAAIGVATVAAVQPVTLPAKIPADMKQTKPATMKADSTAEEMLHFWYQKADAETQARFKEYINN, encoded by the coding sequence ATGAAATTGATCAAGCCTTTAACTTGCGCGCTTGCTCTTACAATGAGCGGAATGGCATTCGCCGACGTAACCGTAAGTGTTCCTGACGACGTTTCAGTTTTGGCAGCAAACGGCGAAAAAGTAAAACTATCTGGTGGCTTCTTCGCTTCTGAAAAGAGCTTCACTCTACCTGACGGAGTAAACCAAGTTGTTTTCCGTTACGCGCCATACTTCAGCCAAGGTAATGACCGCCTAAGCGTTGAGAGTGACGTGATCGTAACTCGTTTCGATGCGACAGATGCAGAACTGACGCTACAACTGCCGGAATACCGTGACCTTCGTGAAGCCGAAAATAAAATCAAAGATCTAGATTGGAAACTGGTTGATGGTTCTGGCAACGCGATCGCAGTAGAGCAAGACAAACTAATGAAGCCTGGCATGCAAATCGGCCGCGACTACGTTCGTGAAGTGGAAGATTACAACAAAGCTGGTGGTGCAGCGGCTATTGGTGTTGCGACTGTAGCGGCTGTTCAACCAGTAACTCTTCCTGCAAAAATCCCAGCAGACATGAAGCAAACTAAGCCTGCGACAATGAAAGCAGATTCAACGGCTGAAGAGATGCTGCATTTCTGGTACCAAAAAGCGGACGCAGAAACACAAGCGCGCTTTAAAGAGTACATCAACAACTAA
- a CDS encoding DUF481 domain-containing protein has product MMNKAGWAVCLAALFSSAACAGEWEIEAGGFFSRTDTKLNAYDPYLDQIRTIDFESDLDLKEFTVLPYVEIEYYFNPKHSVYVDWRSLHREATRTAVTKPFEVTIDGTTYAVQAGSKLTTELNIDIARLGYGYQFYTSDKWAVDVLAGLHVMWLSLGLDGKLGAKVSGVDEVPVMFVDDAVLSDVTAPLPDLGIRAEYSLTPDWILKSHAQVFYLAVDDIEGYLLEVDFGAKYLFTDQFSMTGSFNYYEVGVDYESENTALDVTYRFYGPMLTMAYKF; this is encoded by the coding sequence ATGATGAACAAAGCTGGTTGGGCGGTCTGTCTCGCGGCACTTTTCTCATCGGCTGCTTGTGCAGGTGAGTGGGAGATTGAAGCGGGTGGATTTTTCTCCCGAACCGATACCAAACTCAACGCTTACGACCCTTACCTCGACCAAATACGCACCATCGATTTTGAATCGGATCTCGATTTGAAAGAGTTTACTGTGCTGCCGTACGTGGAAATTGAGTATTACTTTAACCCCAAACACAGTGTGTATGTGGATTGGCGTAGCCTACACCGAGAAGCAACGCGCACCGCAGTGACCAAGCCTTTTGAGGTGACGATAGATGGTACGACGTACGCGGTTCAGGCAGGTTCCAAGCTTACAACAGAGTTGAATATCGATATTGCACGTTTAGGTTATGGCTATCAATTCTATACCAGCGATAAATGGGCGGTGGATGTATTAGCTGGTTTGCATGTGATGTGGTTGTCATTAGGTTTAGATGGAAAGCTTGGTGCAAAAGTAAGCGGGGTGGATGAGGTTCCCGTCATGTTTGTCGATGATGCTGTGTTGAGCGACGTGACTGCGCCTTTGCCTGATTTAGGGATTCGAGCGGAATATTCACTGACGCCAGATTGGATTTTGAAGAGCCACGCGCAGGTGTTCTATCTAGCGGTGGATGATATTGAAGGTTACTTGCTGGAAGTCGATTTTGGCGCTAAGTACTTATTCACTGATCAATTTAGTATGACAGGGTCATTCAACTATTACGAAGTCGGTGTGGATTACGAAAGCGAGAATACCGCGCTGGATGTAACGTATCGGTTTTATGGTCCGATGCTGACAATGGCGTATAAGTTCTGA
- a CDS encoding AI-2E family transporter yields the protein MDKQSVKIESKLFISNMVESAIRIGLILILLMFTYDIIKPFILPVIWGAIIAVALMPICKKLAKVYGGKRGLAATTIALLGIALLVTPLVMVSGSIVDGATHALDVLQSGDIKIPGPKASVADWPLVGDKLYEVWTLFATNLEKAIQTFMPQIKAGLTSLLGMVGGALGSLLLSIISLAIAAGFMTYSESLASGLQTIAVRTAGENAKSWTTLIAATIKSVLLGVVGVAAIQALLIGAGFFIFGVPAAGLLTLVLMILCIAQLPALLAVLPVIGYMYMTQDTSTATMFTVWVVVAALSENLFKPMLMGRGVDVPMPVILLGAIGGMLFYGIVGLFLGAVILAIWYELFVWWLSIEKAQQQQEALEDHSEQVTEQSEAGDGAGI from the coding sequence ATGGATAAACAATCGGTAAAAATTGAAAGTAAGCTTTTCATCAGTAACATGGTGGAATCGGCAATACGAATCGGCTTGATCTTAATCTTGCTGATGTTTACATACGACATCATCAAACCTTTCATCCTTCCGGTGATATGGGGTGCCATCATTGCCGTCGCCCTGATGCCAATCTGTAAGAAACTGGCAAAAGTGTACGGTGGCAAACGTGGTCTCGCGGCAACCACCATTGCCCTGCTGGGTATCGCTCTACTGGTTACGCCTCTAGTGATGGTTTCAGGTTCTATTGTAGATGGTGCAACACATGCGTTGGATGTATTGCAAAGTGGCGATATTAAAATCCCAGGTCCAAAAGCATCGGTAGCGGACTGGCCTCTGGTCGGTGACAAGCTTTACGAAGTATGGACACTGTTCGCAACAAACCTAGAAAAAGCAATCCAAACCTTTATGCCACAAATCAAGGCAGGTCTGACTTCTCTGCTTGGTATGGTCGGTGGCGCGCTGGGTAGCTTGTTACTTTCTATCATTTCTTTAGCGATTGCAGCTGGCTTTATGACTTACTCTGAGTCTCTAGCATCTGGGCTGCAAACCATTGCGGTTCGTACTGCTGGTGAAAATGCGAAAAGCTGGACAACACTTATTGCTGCAACCATCAAGAGTGTTCTGCTTGGCGTCGTTGGTGTGGCAGCCATTCAAGCACTATTGATTGGCGCTGGCTTCTTCATCTTTGGCGTACCGGCTGCGGGCTTACTGACTCTAGTATTGATGATTCTGTGTATCGCACAGCTACCTGCGCTACTAGCGGTTCTGCCAGTTATCGGTTACATGTACATGACGCAAGACACAAGCACAGCAACAATGTTTACTGTTTGGGTTGTAGTTGCGGCATTGTCTGAAAACCTATTCAAACCAATGTTAATGGGTCGCGGCGTTGATGTACCAATGCCAGTGATTCTCCTTGGTGCTATCGGCGGTATGTTGTTCTACGGCATTGTTGGTCTGTTCTTAGGTGCGGTTATTTTAGCGATTTGGTATGAACTGTTCGTTTGGTGGTTGAGCATTGAAAAAGCGCAGCAGCAACAAGAAGCTTTAGAGGATCATTCCGAACAAGTAACAGAACAGAGCGAAGCCGGAGATGGCGCTGGTATCTAA
- a CDS encoding RDD family protein, protein MWCSIASKKRRFIGGLIDFMIVTGIVLLIALTINSLINGFELSLHENLQLVNETKANYILTIPMLMLVNWNLLREGQTIGMRLVGIKVVMKNGHDTTKVVASLRLCISYSIEMLIPFTPLMNITLFFFHPKRRLLHDMLSGTKVVNC, encoded by the coding sequence ATGTGGTGCTCAATTGCCAGTAAAAAGCGCAGATTTATTGGTGGGCTGATTGATTTCATGATCGTGACGGGGATAGTGCTGCTTATTGCCTTAACGATCAATTCACTTATCAACGGTTTCGAGCTTTCTCTCCATGAAAACCTCCAGCTCGTCAATGAGACGAAAGCAAACTATATCTTGACGATTCCGATGTTGATGCTAGTGAATTGGAATCTGTTGCGTGAAGGCCAGACTATCGGCATGCGTTTAGTCGGCATTAAAGTGGTGATGAAGAATGGCCATGACACGACTAAAGTGGTCGCCTCACTGCGACTGTGCATAAGCTACTCAATTGAAATGCTTATCCCGTTTACACCGTTGATGAACATCACTTTGTTTTTCTTCCATCCTAAACGACGCTTACTGCATGACATGCTCTCTGGCACTAAAGTAGTAAATTGCTAA
- a CDS encoding ferredoxin--NADP reductase, whose translation MTELKGFNLALVEKRIDWTGELFSLRVSGAPLSFKAGQFTKLALLDEQGNPISRAYSVVNAPSEQFEWLEFLIVANPEGQLTPKLQQLKTGESIYVGETAHGDLIHDTIPKQANDLWLLSTGTGIGPFLSLLDNINLLPHSDHIVLVHGVRYEKDLVYQYLIEQLQQRYEGRLRYVPIVSRESIPGKLQGRIPELIASGELVNRADLPFSKESSFVMMCGNPEMIKDTSPVLQELGLEKYRSRTGGNIIYERYW comes from the coding sequence ATGACTGAACTGAAAGGTTTCAATCTTGCCTTGGTAGAAAAGCGAATCGATTGGACAGGAGAACTGTTCAGTTTAAGAGTTTCCGGCGCACCGCTCTCCTTCAAAGCCGGACAATTTACCAAACTCGCGTTGCTCGACGAGCAGGGCAACCCAATCAGTCGTGCTTACTCGGTGGTGAATGCTCCCAGCGAACAGTTTGAATGGCTCGAATTCTTAATCGTTGCCAACCCCGAAGGGCAATTAACTCCTAAACTGCAACAGCTCAAGACAGGTGAGTCTATTTATGTCGGTGAGACTGCTCACGGTGACTTAATTCACGATACCATTCCCAAACAAGCTAATGATTTGTGGTTACTTTCAACCGGTACTGGCATTGGTCCATTTCTCTCTTTGTTAGACAATATCAACTTGCTGCCACACAGTGACCATATTGTGCTGGTACATGGTGTTCGCTACGAAAAAGACTTGGTTTACCAATACCTAATCGAGCAGCTTCAACAACGATACGAAGGTCGCTTGCGTTATGTTCCTATTGTCAGCCGAGAAAGTATTCCCGGTAAACTACAAGGTCGTATTCCAGAGTTGATTGCTTCGGGAGAGCTGGTCAATCGCGCAGACTTACCTTTTTCTAAAGAAAGCAGTTTTGTCATGATGTGTGGTAACCCAGAAATGATCAAAGACACCTCTCCAGTGCTGCAAGAGTTAGGTTTAGAGAAGTATCGTAGCCGAACCGGTGGCAATATTATTTACGAGAGGTATTGGTAA